The Spirosoma oryzicola region CAGCTTCTTGCATGACCTTACGGTCAGAAAGGCTACCCATAATAATGCCTACCATTCAGCGAAATACAAATTGACTCTTTGCGAAATAACGCAGTTTATAGCAGACTTTTACGGTAAGCACCGAAAATATTATTGTAGTACCGAACGCATCGAAATCCTATCGGACAGGGGCCATAGGCTTAAACAATCTTTAGCGAATCAAATCGCCGACCCAGAATAGCTACATCGTCGGCCCCGAGGTAATCGCGAAGCAACGTGGCGTATATCTGACGAAAATCGACGGTGTACGTCAGGTCGCCATCGGTGAGGTTTGTCAAGGCGGGCGCTTCGTTCAAAACCCGACGCGAAGGCAAGCCGCCCCCGATCAGAAATACGTTATTGGCGGTTCCGTGATCGGTTCCATTGCTGGCATTTTGCTTAACACGCCGGCCAAATTCCGAGAACGTCATAAGCAATACGTCATTCTGCCGACCGGTGGTTTTCAAATCATTCATAAACGCGCTAACCGCTTCGGCATATTGACCCAGCAGCCGCTCCTGCTGGCCGGGTTGGTTGATGTGCGTGTCGAACCCGCTGATGGAAATATAGTAAACGCGCGTGTCGATCCCCGACTGGATCAGTCCGGAAACGGTTTTGAGCCGGTTGCCTAACTCATGATTTGGGTAATTACCCGCTGAGCGCTGAATCTTAGTTTTATCGAACATGTACTCCGCCGACGAAACCGTTTCGGCCAGTGTTTTATACAGGTAAGATACCGATTCGTGTCCGTCGTGATACTCGTGGCTCGACTTCGTAATCAGGCCGTTGCGTGTTTGGTCGTAGAGTTTTTTCGGGTCTAGTACAGCCATTCCGTTGAGGTCATTTCCTTTGAGAGCAAGACTCAACGTGTCGTCTACTTCAATCGTTTTAAAGGGCTGTCCCTCCTTTCCGTCGCAGGCCGCGTCCAGATAACGACCAACCCAGCCGGTACGTAAATACTGGTTCGAATCGCTGGCGGTTTGCCAGATGTCCATTGAGCGAAAATGCGATCGGTCGGGATTCGGATAGCCAACGTTGTTGATCACCGTTACCAGCCCATCGTCATAAAGAGCCTTCAACGGCGTCATGGCGGGGTGCAAACCGATTTCGTCGTTAAGCGTCAGCACTTTTTCGGGACGAATGGCAATTGTTGGGCGTTCGCGGTAGTAGATGTCATTGCGGAACGGGACCACGGTATTCAGCCCATCGTTACCACCCGACAGCTGCACTATAACCAGAATTTTACCATTCGATCCGGCAGCCTGCCCCATTGCCTGCGTTTCGTAGGCTTTCAGAAAGTGCGGGATCAGCATCGTTCCCGCCGTTGTCAGGGCCGATTGTTTGATGAAGTCTCTGCGGTTCATGAGTCAACGAGTGAGGAATAAAAAGGTGCGTTAAATTCAGTACAATCAGCCGTTAGGTGAGTTGGTATTCGGGTAAGCTCATCAGGGCTGCCGTCAACGCATGGATGCGTCCGGAGCGATCCTGAATCACACTCATTTGCCGGTCGATCAGCAACCGCTGGTCGGCTTTGAGTGGAAAAGGCAGTAGGGTCGATGCAATGGCATCAGTCAACCGGTCGTCTGGAATGTTGGCAAAGGCCGTTTCAAACCCTTTCCAATCAACCCTGACCTGAAATTTTTGTCCACCTTTTCGGGCCAGCAACTGCGTGTTAACGTCGCCATCCTCTTTAGGTCGCACGGTTACGTCAACGGCCTTGAGCACGTAGTTCGGCAACTGCATCCGAAACAGCAGGCTCGACGAGTCGATCCAGTTTTTACCACCCGGCCACCCGGCTACGTTGGGCGGGTAGAACAACAACTGGCCTAATGTCCGTTGCACGAAAATCTGGGTTTGCGGCTGTTCAAACGTCAGGCCCAGCGTGTGGCGCATTCCTGCCAGCAGTTCGACTGGCGATTTGATGTGCGTTCCCACGTTTGATGTCTCGTAGAACCAGTCGGCAGTAAAAATACGTTCCAGTAGTCCGGCAACGTCGTAGCCGCTTTCGTAAAAGTTTGCAGCCAGCTGGTCGATGCGTTTTCCGGTTTCCGAAGCCGTCGTAGGGTTATCCGTTACAAAAAACTGATAGATTTTACCGGTTATGAAGCGAGCCGTCTGCCTGTTTTCCAGCAACATGGCGATGACATCTTCCCCTTTGAATGGACCTGTTTTAGCGAAAATCGTTTTTTCGCCTTCATCATGGACACGCTCCCGAAACACAAATTGTCCGTCAGGCGTAAACTGCCATCCCGTGAAGGCGCGGGCGGCTTCTTTGATGTCGAACTCCGAGTAATTGCCGCGCCCCAGCGTAAACAACTCCATGACTTCGCGGGCGAAATTCTCATTCGGCGCGTTTTTGCGGTTCTGCTGATTGTTCAGAAACTGTAGCATAGCCGGTTCTTTCGACACGGCCATCAGTAGATCACTAAAGCGTCCCAAGGCATGTTTCCGAATCGTGTTGACATACTGCTGCATTAACAGTGGGTTCTGTCCCATTGTCCGGCAGGCGAAATGACCGTGCCAGAATAAGGCCATCTTTTCGCGCAAAGTCCCTCGTCCGGATGCCATCTGATCGAGCCATTGCAGGTTAAGGTCCCGGACTTTCTCAGTATTCATCCGAATACGCTCTTTCAGCATCTCTCGATCAAGCTGGCCATCACGCGCCAACTTTTTCAGCGCTTGCTTCGTCCTATTTTCGTCCGGTTCAACGACGCGCAGCTCCGTAAACGATGCGCTGTCCCGGAGCAATTGTCGTACCACTTTGCGGAGCGGTTTGTGCGTGGCTTCTTCGAGTTCAGCCGGTGTCGCGCCGAAACCCGCTCTCGCCAACAGGTAACGGGCGTGTTGTTGTTTACTTAGCTTGTCCATAGGCCTGTAGATTAACTCGGTCAGTAAGACCGAAAAACAGGGTAAACGTTTAATCGGCAGGAAAGCTAATTGCACGCCATAACGAACTACGTGTCAACAGCTTACAAACAGTTACCATTAAAATTTAATTTAATTGATTTTGTGCTCATTCTGTTTCGCAACACAACCATCCCTTTTATCGTATACACATACACAGTGTACTTTCATTAGCCGGACCAAGCAGTTCGATTGTATTCTATGCGACAACATTTACGACCGCTGGCAGGTCTGCTTTTTGTACTAATCACGTCAACGCTCAAGGCACAACCTTTGCCCCAATACACAATTCAACAACGAGCGAATCAACAAGCTTTACAAAAAACACTTACCCAGTTCCAGACCAATAATTATCAGCAGGCGCTTACTCTTGCCCGCCGTCTCAATCGCCCCGTTGAGCAGCGTCATCCGGACGGTACAGTCTCGGTACTGCGCGGCATTACGGAGCGGGGTGAACTGCTCTATGATAAGACCATCAGCGTAACCCGGGCGGGTCAGACCACCCGAACTGATGCGCTCTATACCGGTGGCAGTCTGGGTTTATCCTTATCGGGTAGTACACTGAGAGACAAACTTGCCATCTGGGACGGTGGGAAGATCCGAAATACGCACTATGAATTTAGGAGCGGTACCTCAAGCCGGGTTACGCAAGTCGATAATGCCACGACGCTCGATGTACACGCTACGCACGTGGCCGGTATCATGATGGCTGCGGGCGTCAACACGCAGGTACGTGGAATGGCGTACGGTACCAACCTGCGGGCGTATGATTTCAATAGTGACCTGTCAGAGATCAGCACGGCCGCTCCTAACTTATTGGTTTCTAACCATTCATACGGAGCCAAGGCGGGCTGGACTTATAACGATAGCCGAACAACAGCGACCAAGTGGGAATGGTATGGCGACACGACAATCAGCAAAACGGAAGATTATAAGTTTGGGTTGTACGACGCAAATGCCGCATCATGGGATCGAATTGCAATCAACTCACCGAATTTTTTGTTGGTAAAAGCCGCTGGAAATGATCGGGGAACAAACGGTCCGGGTGCCGGGCAACCTTATTATCTGGGCAGTAGCAATGTGCTTAGTACAGCCCCCCGCAACGACCAAAACGGGTACGAGCTGGTAAGTACGTACGCTACGGCCAAAAATATTCTGACCGTTTCTGCGGTGAGTTATCTGGCAAATGGTTACAACCAGCCTTCAGACATTTCGCTGGCCGATTTTAGCAGCTGGGGCCCAACCGACGATGGCCGGATCAAGCCCGACATTGCGGGTGTGGGCGTGTCCATATTGTCAACGAGTTCGGCTAGTGACAGCGCCTATACAACCTTGAGCGGTACGTCGATGGCCTCGCCCAATGTGGCAGGATCGGTACTGCTGTTGCAAGAACTGTTTTCGCAACGGAACAGCGGGCGTTTTCTTCGTTCGTCAACGCTCAAAGGCTTAGTACTGCATACCGCCGACGAAGCCGGATCGGCTCCTGGTCCGGATTACCGCTTCGGCTGGGGATTGCTAAATATGGAAAAGGCCGGACGCGTGATTCTGAACGCCGACCAGAGTCATTTGCTGGACGAACGTACCATGAACCAAGGCGAAACCTACTCACTGACCGTTGTCGCATCTGGGCGGGGGCCACTCGTAGCGACAACCTGCTGGACCGACCCGGCCGGAACTGCCAATACAGGTTTGAATAACCGAACACCCAAGCTCGTTAACGACCTTGACCTACGCATCAGCGACGGACAAACGACTTCGCAACCGTGGGTGCTGGACCCAACCAACCCAGCCACTGCGGCAACCCGTGGCGACAACATCCGGGATAATGTTGAGCAGGTACTGGTTGCTAACCCAATTCCAGGAAAAAGCTATACAATTACGGTTAGCCACAAAGGAACCCTGAGCGGAAGCAAGCAGGACTACGCCTTACTGGTAAGTGGCATTGGCGGCACGGCCTACTGTGCTTCGGCCCCCACCTCAACCGCCGACACCAGGATTAGCCGGGTGCAGTTCGGAGCGATCAACCAGGCG contains the following coding sequences:
- a CDS encoding DUF1800 domain-containing protein, with the translated sequence MDKLSKQQHARYLLARAGFGATPAELEEATHKPLRKVVRQLLRDSASFTELRVVEPDENRTKQALKKLARDGQLDREMLKERIRMNTEKVRDLNLQWLDQMASGRGTLREKMALFWHGHFACRTMGQNPLLMQQYVNTIRKHALGRFSDLLMAVSKEPAMLQFLNNQQNRKNAPNENFAREVMELFTLGRGNYSEFDIKEAARAFTGWQFTPDGQFVFRERVHDEGEKTIFAKTGPFKGEDVIAMLLENRQTARFITGKIYQFFVTDNPTTASETGKRIDQLAANFYESGYDVAGLLERIFTADWFYETSNVGTHIKSPVELLAGMRHTLGLTFEQPQTQIFVQRTLGQLLFYPPNVAGWPGGKNWIDSSSLLFRMQLPNYVLKAVDVTVRPKEDGDVNTQLLARKGGQKFQVRVDWKGFETAFANIPDDRLTDAIASTLLPFPLKADQRLLIDRQMSVIQDRSGRIHALTAALMSLPEYQLT
- a CDS encoding DUF1501 domain-containing protein; the protein is MNRRDFIKQSALTTAGTMLIPHFLKAYETQAMGQAAGSNGKILVIVQLSGGNDGLNTVVPFRNDIYYRERPTIAIRPEKVLTLNDEIGLHPAMTPLKALYDDGLVTVINNVGYPNPDRSHFRSMDIWQTASDSNQYLRTGWVGRYLDAACDGKEGQPFKTIEVDDTLSLALKGNDLNGMAVLDPKKLYDQTRNGLITKSSHEYHDGHESVSYLYKTLAETVSSAEYMFDKTKIQRSAGNYPNHELGNRLKTVSGLIQSGIDTRVYYISISGFDTHINQPGQQERLLGQYAEAVSAFMNDLKTTGRQNDVLLMTFSEFGRRVKQNASNGTDHGTANNVFLIGGGLPSRRVLNEAPALTNLTDGDLTYTVDFRQIYATLLRDYLGADDVAILGRRFDSLKIV